A stretch of Kyrpidia spormannii DNA encodes these proteins:
- a CDS encoding response regulator transcription factor: MERILVVDDEEAILAVLQFHLEKAGYVAETATHPEEVFQRLREGEPVDLIILDHMLPDMSGLDICKILRQEGITIPIIFLTALDDEVERVLCLEMGADDYITKPFRPRELAARIRAVLRRYQLSGNGERRTADVLHAGPVIIDLAKHTVTVFGQEVSLTLKEFQLLHHLAEHADKVVTRDTLLDHIWGFKYTGDTRVVDVHISHLRNKIEPNPASPQLIKTVRGVGYKLITGRAMPGDDPEEDE, from the coding sequence GTGGAGCGAATCCTGGTGGTCGATGACGAAGAAGCGATCCTCGCGGTCCTGCAGTTTCATCTTGAAAAAGCCGGATATGTGGCCGAAACCGCAACCCACCCCGAGGAGGTGTTTCAGCGCCTTCGGGAGGGGGAGCCGGTGGACCTCATTATTCTGGATCATATGCTTCCAGACATGAGTGGATTGGACATCTGTAAAATTCTCCGGCAAGAAGGAATCACGATCCCGATTATTTTTCTGACCGCATTGGACGACGAAGTGGAGCGGGTCCTGTGCTTGGAGATGGGCGCCGACGACTACATCACCAAACCCTTTCGGCCCCGGGAATTGGCGGCCCGGATTCGGGCCGTCCTCCGAAGGTACCAACTGTCCGGCAACGGGGAGCGGCGCACTGCGGACGTGCTCCACGCCGGACCCGTTATCATCGATTTGGCCAAACATACCGTGACCGTATTCGGGCAGGAAGTTTCCCTGACCTTGAAAGAGTTTCAACTGCTGCACCATCTTGCTGAACATGCCGACAAAGTGGTCACCCGGGACACCCTCCTCGATCATATCTGGGGATTTAAATACACGGGCGACACCCGGGTGGTGGATGTGCACATCAGCCACTTGAGAAACAAGATCGAGCCGAACCCCGCTTCCCCCCAATTGATCAAGACGGTCCGCGGGGTCGGTTACAAATTGATCACCGGGAGGGCGATGCCGGGGGATGACCCGGAGGAGGATGAGTAG